In the Desulfobacteraceae bacterium genome, GAGCTTTTCATGGGCGGTCACATTCGACAGGCACAGGGAAACCTTAACGGCCAGTTGCTCCAGGAGGCTGGTGTCGATTCCCGGTGAAAACCGCTCGGGCGAGAAATCCGCCTGGTTGAGGCTGCCGATGATCTCCCCGTCCAAGGAAAGCGGGGCCATGGCCATGGATTTGATAAAATACTTTTTCTTCCGCGGCAGGAGCTTGAAATAGGGCTTGAGGTTTTCATTGACCAGCACCGGGGTCATGGTGCTACCCACCAGATCGCGGAAGCTCTGGCGGTCGATGACGCTCATGCGCTCCCGCAACATTTCCGAGCTTGCCAGGGAGGAAATCAGGCTCTGCAGGTCGCTGTTTTCGATCATTGAGATCCAGACGTAGGGAATCTTGAAGCGTTCGCGGATTTCGGTCAGCAGGACCTCGAAGAGATCGCGGAATTTCAGAATGGAAAGGATGGCGGTTTCGACGGCCGCAAATTTACGGGCGATTTCCTCGTTTTCCTGGAGGCGGTGTAAGAGGGCGTTGAGGTCGATGTCTTTCATGGCGCAAGAGGGGGCAGGCGGCCGTCAGCCCGGTTTTCAGCACTCCAGGTTTTGGATGAAGGGCACCATTTCGGCCAGAGCCGCTTCGGTTGCCTGGAAGTGGGGTATGTGCCCACAGTCGGGCAGCAGGGCCACCTTCGTGGGGCCCGAGACGCCGGCGGCGATGCGCCTTACCTGATCCGCGGTGGCGTATTCATCATCGCGTCCTTGAAGAATCAACAGCGGGCAGGTCACCCGGGGCAGATAGACCTCGATATTCCACGGTTGAAAATCCGCCGCCAGCCAGGTGTCGGCCCAACGGCGAAAGACGCTCTCGGTATTGTCCCCGTGATAAAAGGCCAGGCGGGTTTTCAAGTCGGTGCTTGCGTAGGCCGCCACGGTGCGGCGAATTCCCGCCAGGGTGACCTCCTCCACCAGCACGTGGGCGGCCTCGGTGACCGCCGCGCAAACCCGGCTGCGGTGCAAGGCCGCCGTCAGCAAGGCGATGGAACCGCCGTCACTGTGTCCCACCAGAACGGCGCGATCGATGCCGCAGACATCCAGGACTTCCGGCAGAAAAATGCCGGCCTCCTGAACCAGGTAATCGTAGGGCCAACGCCCGCTTAAAGTATCTGAGCTGCCATAACCGCGGCGGTCATAGAGCAGCCCGGCCCTGCCCGTCAAGGCGCAAAGGCGCTGGGGGAAATCCCGCCACATTTCGATGCATCCCAAACCTTCGTGGAGAAAGACCAGCGGGGCTTTGGCGTTTCCGGGGGCGGATGGCAGCTGCCGGATGCGAATCCGCCAGCCGGCGGCCTGGATGTGGCGAGGCGGAAGGTCCATCTGGGGTCCCTGTTGCGCGCGTGTCACCAGTGGGTTTGCAACCTATTATAATCCGGAATGATAGTCAAGATGGGGGCGTCCGCAAGGAGAACCGCCGAGCGGACGGTCTGCAACGGGAGGCGCTGATGTCCGCAACCGCGCCGCGGCTGCCGGCCGGGTCGATCCAGCCAGCCGGCCTCTATGTCCATGTCCCCTTTTGCCTGCAGAAATGTGCCTACTGCGACTTCTACTCGGTAACCGATCTTTCCCGGCGGGCTGATTACCTGGGCGCCCTGCGCCGGGAGATGAAACTGGTTGCGGCCCGCGGGCTGATCTTCGACTCACTTTACATCGGCGGCGGCACGCCCTCGCTGCTTGCGCCCGCGGAGGTGGCGGCGGTTTTAGCGGCCGCCCAAGAAGCGTTTGCCTGGCGCGAAGATGTGGAGATCACCCTCGAGGCCAACCCCTGCAGCCTGACCCCCGAAGGGCTGGCAGGCTACCTGCAAGCGGGGGTCAACCGGCTTCAGATCGGTGTTCAGTCCTTCCAGGATGACCATCTGGCGTGGCTCGGCCGGCTGCACGGCGCCGCGGCGGCGCGCCAGGCCGTAAAGTGGGCACGCGCCGCGGGCTTCGAAAACGTCGGCCTGGATCTTATCTTCGGTATTCCCGGCCAGTCTTGGGAGAACTGGCGCGCCGACCTGGAACAGGCGGCAGCCTTGGAAGTCGCCCACATCTCCTGCTACATGCTGAGCTTTGAACCGGGGACCCCCCTGGACCGGCGCCGTCAAGAAGGCAAGCTCCGGCCGGCAACCGCGGAGGCGATAAGCCGGCTCTACGAACTGGCGGTCGCCTTTCTGGCGTCCCATGGCTACGCGCAATACGAGGTCTCCAATTTCGCGCGTTCCCAAGAAAAGACCGCCCAGCGCTGGCGCTCCCGGCACAATCAGAAATACTGGTCCGGCGCCCCCTACATCGGTCTGG is a window encoding:
- the hemW gene encoding radical SAM family heme chaperone HemW, with the protein product MSATAPRLPAGSIQPAGLYVHVPFCLQKCAYCDFYSVTDLSRRADYLGALRREMKLVAARGLIFDSLYIGGGTPSLLAPAEVAAVLAAAQEAFAWREDVEITLEANPCSLTPEGLAGYLQAGVNRLQIGVQSFQDDHLAWLGRLHGAAAARQAVKWARAAGFENVGLDLIFGIPGQSWENWRADLEQAAALEVAHISCYMLSFEPGTPLDRRRQEGKLRPATAEAISRLYELAVAFLASHGYAQYEVSNFARSQEKTAQRWRSRHNQKYWSGAPYIGLGPAAHSFVGRQRCWNHRSLRRYLGAVAAGRQPVAGRETLSPLQRQIEAIYTGLRTNAGIDLARYNKAYSPPFEKHFAALLSRLAQAGLAVPGPRRCALTPRGMLLLDSIAEQFVSLL
- a CDS encoding alpha/beta hydrolase, which gives rise to MDLPPRHIQAAGWRIRIRQLPSAPGNAKAPLVFLHEGLGCIEMWRDFPQRLCALTGRAGLLYDRRGYGSSDTLSGRWPYDYLVQEAGIFLPEVLDVCGIDRAVLVGHSDGGSIALLTAALHRSRVCAAVTEAAHVLVEEVTLAGIRRTVAAYASTDLKTRLAFYHGDNTESVFRRWADTWLAADFQPWNIEVYLPRVTCPLLILQGRDDEYATADQVRRIAAGVSGPTKVALLPDCGHIPHFQATEAALAEMVPFIQNLEC
- a CDS encoding sensor domain-containing diguanylate cyclase produces the protein MKDIDLNALLHRLQENEEIARKFAAVETAILSILKFRDLFEVLLTEIRERFKIPYVWISMIENSDLQSLISSLASSEMLRERMSVIDRQSFRDLVGSTMTPVLVNENLKPYFKLLPRKKKYFIKSMAMAPLSLDGEIIGSLNQADFSPERFSPGIDTSLLEQLAVKVSLCLSNVTAHEKLRYMAFHDPLTGLLNRRVMETVLQREFNRARRYKSPLSVVFIDLNDFKAVNDTYGHDCGDDMLQFLGSNLVKMSRDSDVVARFAGDEFVLILPETTAENAEHLMGRVCTYLKDTPLKVGPKKITCTISYGVACTRDPLLRDPAALLKAADERLYEAKARLKATPKKRRKNERPP